One stretch of Penaeus vannamei isolate JL-2024 chromosome 7, ASM4276789v1, whole genome shotgun sequence DNA includes these proteins:
- the LOC113808114 gene encoding uncharacterized protein, translating to MDDSAGENAGAVAVAESTAADSQASVPVEEQLKRLEEKEHRARKRRPGSFWNKPPTYVYADNFGFGVQSYQSMIDYLDAKDHGGKANKDEVHLPMLEERCMRKFDPRKPFRRYKNCEIDEYIDKGENIRAQIRQNDTLGLSNVLRRTHTNWSMTRKFVQLVKNSYVVDYRKLHKKGHEFEDYEDYRSTSPLPVIDYRELSPRPQFADYEYRELTPQPRYVDDLSAEFASVLNTLSQSRMEHEKELESRRERMRMLDSKFEEVVSQMYDKMSRINERADSVIHQAKPDQRAIEAAIGNEITLRNRARRDEDMRQMMECVNELTEMNSARNQLRMSLRNLDDEMYGLGSRVVDVQEQPHKEVQTDVDGTVALDMLKSMVAARRSRSQSLARSVVPEEEEDELFVKSCRKPKKALIFPKHERITTRPKHPLLKEELLSDVHARVLNKAGEIGSRTSECRRISSRARFVNVFKPRPDTCDYDLIVEPSKVEMNIDYMAKTLAMRGACQRRWGVDDEGDRPVSNINTNAYKDYRELRARKPIEQHPSISNRVRYATMRARNRTTLLGY from the coding sequence ATGGACGACAGCGCCGGAGAAAATGCGGGAGCCGTAGCCGTCGCGGAATCGACTGCCGCGGACAGTCAGGCTTCCGTTCCCGTGGAAGAACAGCTGAAGCGGCTCGAGGAGAAGGAGCACAGGGCGAGGAAGAGGCGTCCGGGATCCTTTTGGAACAAACCGCCCACTTACGTTTACGCGGACAATTTCGGGTTCGGAGTGCAAAGTTACCAGTCTATGATAGATTATCTGGACGCGAAGGATCACGGTGGCAAAGCAAACAAAGATGAGGTTCACCTGCCTATGCTGGAGGAGCGGTGCATGAGAAAGTTCGACCCCAGGAAACCTTTCAGGAGATATAAGAACTGTGAGATTGACGAGTACATCGACAAAGGTGAGAACATCCGCGCGCAGATCAGACAGAACGACACCCTCGGCCTGAGCAACGTCCTGAGGCGAACCCACACCAACTGGTCTATGACCAGGAAGTTCGTGCAGCTGGTCAAGAATTCGTACGTGGTAGACTACCGCAAACTTCACAAGAAGGGCCACGAGTTCGAGGACTACGAGGACTACCGCTCGACCTCGCCCCTGCCCGTCATCGACTACCGCGAGCTGTCCCCTCGGCCTCAGTTCGCCGATTACGAGTACCGCGAGCTCACGCCTCAGCCTCGCTACGTCGACGACCTCTCCGCCGAGTTCGCGAGCGTCCTGAACACTCTCTCCCAGAGCAGGATGGAGCACGAGAAGGAACTCGAGTCCCGCCGCGAAAGGATGCGCATGCTCGACTCCAAGTTCGAGGAGGTTGTCAGTCAGATGTATGACAAGATGAGCCGCATCAACGAGCGCGCCGACTCCGTCATCCACCAGGCGAAGCCCGACCAGCGCGCGATCGAGGCCGCCATCGGCAACGAGATCACGCTGCGGAACAGGGCGCGCCGCGACGAAGACATGCGGCAGATGATGGAATGCGTCAACGAACTTACTGAAATGAACAGCGCCAGGAACCAACTGCGCATGAGTCTGCGCAACCTTGATGACGAAATGTACGGTTTAGGCTCCCGCGTGGTCGACGTGCAAGAGCAGCCCCACAAAGAGGTACAGACCGACGTCGACGGGACTGTCGCTCTAGACATGCTGAAGTCAATGGTAGCCGCGCGCAGGAGTCGCAGCCAGTCCTTGGCTCGCTCCGTCGttccggaagaggaggaggacgagctcTTCGTCAAGAGTTGCAGGAAGCCGAAGAAGGCCCTCATCTTCCCCAAGCACGAGCGCATCACCACTCGCCCCAAGCACCCGCTGCTCAAGGAGGAGCTGCTGTCCGACGTCCACGCCCGCGTCCTCAACAAGGCCGGCGAGATCGGCTCCCGCACCAGCGAGTGCCGTAGGATCAGCAGCCGCGCCCGCTTCGTCAACGTGTTCAAGCCGCGCCCCGACACCTGCGACTATGACCTGATCGTGGAGCCGTCCAAGGTCGAGATGAACATCGACTACATGGCCAAGACCCTCGCCATGAGGGGTGCGTGTCAGCGCCGTTGGGGCGTCGACGACGAGGGAGACAGGCCCGtctccaacatcaacaccaacgcCTACAAGGACTACCGCGAATTGAGGGCGAGGAAGCCCATCGAGCAGCACCCGTCCATCAGCAACCGCGTCAGGTACGCCACCATGCGCGCCAGGAACAGGACCACGCTCCTCGGCTACTAA